A genomic region of Anaerolineae bacterium contains the following coding sequences:
- a CDS encoding FecR family protein produces MKQNIERIAWLVLITSFAIFCLLAVGIPLSIRWYIINATVSHSASVTVIGSVIFVRESPYAEPLGVAESRIIREGSLVEAPDESSRAVITFFDGSIAVIYGKAKVEVTRMRSPRFRWSSKPHLISLKVDRGRVRLVVVAHQERPLSFQILTPHTSASLREGSYSIEVGDRSTEITVRDGKALVGSEEDLVTLFEGQRTIIEENKPPAPPLPAAHNLIKNGDFKEPLLPYWQIILYKHDPNTQDGEVKIVEERGRKVLRLYRHGDDGIHTETGVLQLIEKDVRDYEYLNLRFDVKIVYQSLAGGGYLSSEFPLMVRINYRDIYGFDRFWVHGFYIVEPDPSLKWPIYNGEKIPADVWFPYETGNLFEILKDTRPAYITSIQIYASGWNYESYVAEVGLIGQ; encoded by the coding sequence ATGAAACAGAATATAGAACGCATTGCCTGGCTTGTCCTCATAACCTCTTTCGCCATTTTCTGCCTCCTGGCAGTGGGGATTCCTCTTTCCATCCGTTGGTACATAATTAATGCTACGGTATCCCACAGTGCTTCGGTCACTGTGATAGGGAGCGTGATCTTTGTCAGGGAATCTCCCTATGCGGAGCCCTTGGGGGTAGCTGAGAGCCGGATAATTAGAGAAGGGTCTCTGGTGGAAGCCCCCGATGAGTCTTCCAGGGCCGTTATCACCTTTTTTGATGGAAGCATCGCTGTAATCTATGGTAAAGCTAAGGTGGAAGTGACCAGAATGCGCTCTCCCCGTTTCCGCTGGAGCTCTAAACCACACCTTATCTCCTTAAAGGTTGATAGAGGCAGAGTGCGTTTAGTGGTGGTTGCCCATCAGGAAAGGCCTCTCTCTTTCCAGATTTTAACGCCCCATACTTCTGCTTCCCTCAGGGAAGGCAGCTACTCAATAGAAGTGGGCGACAGGAGCACTGAGATAACCGTAAGAGATGGAAAAGCCCTGGTGGGATCTGAAGAGGATCTGGTAACCCTGTTCGAAGGGCAGCGCACAATAATCGAAGAAAACAAACCGCCTGCACCTCCTCTGCCTGCGGCCCATAATCTTATTAAAAACGGCGACTTCAAGGAACCTTTGCTTCCTTACTGGCAAATAATCCTCTACAAACACGACCCCAATACTCAGGATGGGGAAGTCAAAATCGTAGAAGAACGTGGCCGCAAAGTCCTTCGCCTCTACCGCCATGGGGATGACGGAATTCACACCGAGACAGGCGTCCTCCAGTTAATAGAGAAAGATGTGCGAGATTATGAATATCTCAACCTGCGCTTTGATGTCAAAATTGTCTATCAGAGCCTGGCAGGAGGTGGATATCTCAGCTCAGAGTTTCCCCTGATGGTGCGGATCAATTACAGGGACATTTACGGCTTTGACCGTTTCTGGGTGCACGGATTTTACATAGTTGAGCCAGATCCGTCCCTCAAGTGGCCCATTTATAATGGGGAAAAGATACCGGCTGACGTGTGGTTCCCTTACGAGACAGGCAACCTCTTTGAGATCCTTAAGGACACTCGCCCCGCTTACATTACCTCCATCCAGATTTACGCTTCGGGGTGGAATTACGAGAGTTATGTTGCAGAAGTAGGACTCATCGGGCAATAA
- the radA gene encoding DNA repair protein RadA, whose protein sequence is MKEKVLYVCQKCEASFPKWMGRCPKCGEWNTLVEKSVEVRKVYPRTLVTPTSEPLPITAVPSEDVARIEIPMVELNRVLGGGIVPGSVILIAGEPGIGKSTLLLQIASLLARESARPVLYVSGEESVRQIKMRAARLGVQEENLYVLAETSLEQILNHIERMEPFTVVVDSIQAIYSEVLESTPGSVVQVRECAYAFLKLAKATGIPIFLVGHVTKAGDIAGPKVLEHAVDTVLYLEGDPFHAYRILRSVKNRFGATSEVGVFEMEEQGLQEVPNPSEIFLAERVPSASGSAIAVTMEGSRPLLVEIQALTSPTSFAIPRRTANGIDLNRLLLLIAVLTKRVGLHLSDQDVFVNVVGGIKIKEPAVDLAVAVAIASGFRNVPVAADLAIVGEIGLVGELRGVRQMPQRLAEAARLGFKKCLVPSSSLKAGQKNFDGMEIVPARSLEEALDVALVR, encoded by the coding sequence ATGAAGGAAAAAGTCCTTTATGTGTGTCAAAAGTGTGAGGCATCTTTTCCCAAGTGGATGGGTAGATGTCCTAAGTGCGGGGAGTGGAATACCCTGGTTGAAAAATCTGTAGAAGTCCGCAAGGTATACCCCCGCACTCTTGTTACCCCTACATCTGAGCCCCTTCCCATAACCGCCGTTCCTTCCGAAGATGTGGCCAGGATCGAAATCCCTATGGTAGAGCTGAACCGGGTGCTGGGGGGTGGCATAGTTCCTGGTTCTGTTATCTTGATAGCAGGGGAACCAGGCATAGGCAAATCCACTTTACTTTTGCAAATTGCTTCCCTGCTGGCTCGCGAAAGTGCTCGGCCGGTTCTCTATGTTTCCGGAGAGGAATCCGTTCGCCAGATCAAAATGAGAGCAGCTCGCCTTGGGGTTCAGGAGGAAAATCTCTACGTTCTGGCTGAAACTTCTTTGGAACAAATTTTAAATCACATTGAGCGGATGGAGCCTTTCACGGTGGTGGTTGATTCCATCCAGGCCATTTATTCCGAGGTTCTGGAATCAACCCCAGGAAGCGTGGTGCAGGTCAGGGAGTGTGCTTACGCCTTTCTCAAACTGGCCAAAGCTACAGGAATTCCCATTTTCCTGGTAGGACACGTGACCAAAGCCGGGGATATAGCAGGGCCGAAGGTCCTGGAACACGCTGTTGATACTGTTTTATACCTTGAAGGCGACCCCTTCCATGCTTATAGAATACTGCGCAGCGTGAAGAACCGTTTCGGAGCCACTTCAGAAGTAGGGGTTTTTGAGATGGAAGAGCAGGGTTTGCAGGAGGTGCCTAACCCTTCGGAGATATTCTTAGCCGAAAGGGTTCCCAGTGCCTCCGGTTCAGCCATCGCCGTGACTATGGAGGGTTCAAGGCCCCTTTTGGTGGAAATCCAGGCCCTTACCTCTCCCACAAGCTTCGCTATCCCCCGCCGAACTGCTAATGGCATCGATCTTAACAGGCTCCTGCTGTTAATTGCTGTATTGACCAAGAGGGTAGGATTGCATCTTTCTGACCAGGATGTATTCGTGAATGTGGTAGGGGGGATAAAGATAAAGGAGCCTGCAGTGGATCTGGCAGTGGCTGTGGCGATAGCTTCAGGTTTTCGGAATGTCCCTGTGGCAGCGGATTTAGCAATTGTAGGGGAGATAGGGCTTGTGGGGGAACTGAGAGGGGTAAGGCAGATGCCCCAGCGCCTGGCTGAAGCCGCCAGGCTTGGCTTCAAAAAGTGTCTGGTCCCTTCCAGCTCTTTGAAGGCCGGCCAGAAAAATTTTGATGGTATGGAGATTGTGCCGGCCCGCTCTCTGGAAGAAGCCCTTGATGTAGCCCTTGTGCGGTGA
- a CDS encoding cyclic nucleotide-binding domain-containing protein, producing MTTELIISLLKKQPLFKDLSDAELRELAAIAKSERFPEKARIVEQGELKPVYYIILSGEAIARSVDEFGKERPVRFFKEGDSFGETSLLVGEPRDATVVARTDLEVLYIEKSEFDALLSRKPEIRQKLRPRPEVKRLWEAPRYEWMVKGEVIVWLGHRHWLVLFPWLIISLLLFILSGLLALWIRGIVLMFILVFLLIAWAGWSSIVLWNWRFDRYIITNRRVALIETIPYHIAARHEAPLERIQGVDIERGFPKTIFGVGDIIISTAARTQPIVFQNISRPEEVERIINEQKARALRWERAEERERIRRIMFGEEIPKSPPSEQPKSFPLAALLYPLRGEKREANQVTWYTHWWVLVKKIWLPGLTFLLLLISASWLRLEGFLICMFLFLLTLNFLWFLTRGWDWANERYIVTPEQIVMLRITPVLPVIPPVWIFSRITRKMAPMSSVQDVTTRMGIWGRIIGMGDVLVTTAAPAGVLEFKNVRNPSRVQGVIFEFLQQYYEAQKRERLEETRRLLEDWFQVHREIEHS from the coding sequence TTGACAACGGAACTGATAATTTCGCTGCTCAAAAAACAGCCGCTCTTTAAAGATTTAAGCGATGCGGAACTGAGGGAGCTTGCGGCCATCGCCAAAAGCGAGCGGTTCCCTGAGAAAGCCCGCATAGTGGAGCAGGGAGAACTGAAGCCTGTTTACTATATTATCCTTTCCGGGGAAGCCATAGCCCGCTCTGTAGATGAGTTCGGCAAGGAAAGACCTGTCCGGTTTTTCAAAGAAGGCGACTCTTTCGGAGAGACTTCCCTGCTGGTAGGGGAACCGCGGGATGCCACTGTCGTGGCCAGGACTGATTTAGAAGTTTTATACATTGAGAAAAGCGAGTTTGACGCTCTCTTAAGCCGCAAACCGGAGATTCGCCAGAAGCTTCGCCCTCGTCCTGAAGTGAAGAGGCTCTGGGAGGCGCCCCGTTACGAATGGATGGTAAAAGGGGAAGTGATAGTCTGGCTCGGACACCGCCACTGGTTAGTGCTTTTTCCCTGGCTTATTATTTCCCTTTTGTTATTTATCTTATCGGGGCTTCTGGCCCTCTGGATTAGAGGGATTGTGCTCATGTTTATTCTGGTCTTTTTATTAATAGCATGGGCCGGATGGAGCTCTATTGTGCTCTGGAACTGGCGATTTGACCGTTATATAATCACCAACAGGCGTGTAGCTTTGATTGAAACGATCCCTTATCATATAGCGGCGCGCCACGAGGCTCCTCTGGAACGGATCCAGGGCGTTGATATTGAGAGAGGATTCCCCAAAACTATATTCGGGGTAGGCGACATCATTATTTCCACTGCTGCCAGGACTCAGCCCATTGTTTTCCAAAACATAAGCAGGCCAGAAGAGGTGGAAAGAATCATCAACGAGCAGAAGGCAAGAGCCTTAAGGTGGGAAAGAGCGGAAGAAAGAGAAAGGATAAGGAGGATAATGTTCGGGGAAGAAATTCCCAAGTCGCCCCCTTCCGAGCAACCCAAGTCTTTTCCGCTTGCCGCTTTGCTTTACCCCCTCAGAGGGGAAAAGCGCGAGGCAAATCAAGTGACCTGGTATACCCATTGGTGGGTGCTGGTCAAAAAGATCTGGCTTCCGGGTCTTACATTCCTGCTTCTGTTAATTTCAGCCTCATGGTTAAGATTGGAAGGCTTTTTAATCTGTATGTTCCTTTTTCTCCTGACCCTGAACTTTCTCTGGTTTTTGACCAGGGGATGGGACTGGGCCAACGAAAGGTATATCGTAACGCCTGAGCAGATCGTGATGTTGAGGATCACGCCCGTGTTGCCTGTAATCCCGCCGGTGTGGATCTTTTCCAGAATCACTCGCAAGATGGCTCCCATGAGTTCTGTTCAGGACGTGACCACTAGGATGGGCATTTGGGGTCGCATAATTGGAATGGGTGATGTCCTTGTTACTACCGCAGCTCCAGCGGGAGTGCTGGAGTTCAAGAACGTCCGCAATCCTTCCAGGGTTCAAGGTGTGATCTTTGAATTCCTTCAGCAATATTACGAAGCGCAAAAGAGAGAAAGGCTCGAGGAGACCAGAAGGCTTCTGGAAGATTGGTTCCAGGTTCACAGGGAGATTGAGCATTCATGA
- the rsmD gene encoding 16S rRNA (guanine(966)-N(2))-methyltransferase RsmD, whose product MRVIAGEAGGIRLLSVPGRKTRPITDRVKAALFDILGGKVKGASFLDLFAGTGSVGIEALSRGAAKATFVEKDPFVIRVLQENLRRTGFEARAEIVQGDVFKFLERETSRSYDIIYLAPPQYLGLWAKTLLLLDRTRHLHPDGLVIAQIFPKEYEELPLENLKLKDKRRYGSTLLCFYSL is encoded by the coding sequence ATGAGGGTGATTGCTGGAGAAGCAGGTGGAATAAGGCTGCTTTCGGTCCCGGGGAGAAAAACTCGCCCCATAACCGATAGGGTAAAAGCTGCTCTCTTTGACATCCTGGGTGGTAAAGTCAAAGGGGCCTCTTTTTTGGATCTTTTCGCCGGCACCGGAAGTGTAGGCATAGAGGCTCTGAGCAGAGGTGCAGCTAAGGCTACCTTCGTGGAAAAAGACCCCTTTGTTATCCGGGTTTTACAGGAAAATTTGCGTCGGACAGGTTTTGAAGCCCGAGCAGAAATTGTGCAAGGAGATGTCTTTAAATTTCTGGAGCGGGAAACTTCCAGATCCTATGACATAATTTACTTAGCCCCGCCACAATATTTAGGCCTGTGGGCCAAGACTTTGCTCCTTCTGGATAGAACCCGGCACCTTCATCCCGATGGGCTTGTAATAGCGCAAATTTTCCCCAAAGAGTACGAGGAGTTACCTCTTGAAAACCTTAAGCTTAAAGACAAACGCCGTTACGGAAGCACTCTTCTATGCTTTTACAGCCTTTGA
- a CDS encoding ATP-binding protein translates to MIISYIDYRLRQREYLLEIAKAMTSRLDLKSLLRLILRASAELLAGEIGLIVLKEDETFRIMASYGMDPELLPYFEPFLAEIYFLGDQGLSLPHLEMRLRVVSLATGIPLRQVIALPLVTEDELLGVIYVFRTTGLAFSEDERQILAGFADQAAIAVRNARLYREVLTEKQRLKAIIEHSADGIMILDDKGKIEVFNRAMSRITGIRPERALGKYCWDVLRLKDSRGRDLCQKECPFLKAESSDLPFYLEGEIYREDGKRVAVGITYARLTDKEGKVTNVIASVRDITNIKEAEELKSTLISAISHELKTPVAIIKGYANTLRREDAHWDEKIIKESLAAIEEESDRLSRMIDNILEASRIQAGALKLEMGDVWIPRIADKVVEYYRRQSPKHNFEVAFPPDFPVILADEERIREVLENLVNNAVKYSPEGGTIWVGGWVDQDKVYVYVVDQGIGIPEEEQEKIFERFYRADSPLKKKTKGVGLGLYITKAIVEAHGGKIWVESEPGKGSKFIFWLPKR, encoded by the coding sequence ATGATAATAAGTTACATAGATTACAGGCTCAGGCAAAGGGAATATCTTCTTGAAATAGCCAAGGCTATGACCTCCCGGCTGGACCTCAAATCTTTACTGCGCTTGATTTTGAGAGCTTCAGCGGAGCTTTTAGCTGGGGAAATTGGACTTATCGTGCTCAAGGAGGACGAGACTTTCCGTATAATGGCAAGCTATGGTATGGACCCGGAGCTACTTCCCTACTTTGAGCCCTTTCTGGCCGAAATTTATTTCCTGGGGGATCAAGGTCTTTCCCTTCCTCACCTGGAAATGCGCCTCAGGGTCGTTTCCCTGGCCACCGGCATCCCTCTCCGCCAGGTAATAGCTTTGCCTCTTGTAACTGAAGATGAGCTTCTGGGTGTAATTTATGTATTTCGAACCACAGGCTTGGCCTTCTCCGAGGACGAACGTCAGATCTTAGCGGGCTTTGCCGATCAAGCAGCTATAGCCGTGAGGAATGCTCGCCTCTACCGGGAAGTTCTAACTGAAAAGCAACGCCTGAAAGCGATAATAGAACACAGTGCTGATGGCATAATGATTCTGGATGATAAAGGGAAGATAGAGGTCTTCAACCGAGCCATGAGCCGGATTACTGGCATAAGGCCTGAAAGAGCTCTGGGGAAATATTGCTGGGACGTTCTGCGTTTGAAAGATTCCAGAGGCAGGGATTTATGCCAGAAAGAGTGTCCCTTCCTTAAAGCCGAGAGCTCTGATTTACCTTTCTACCTTGAAGGTGAAATATATCGCGAGGACGGGAAGCGTGTTGCCGTAGGCATCACTTACGCTCGCCTCACCGATAAAGAAGGGAAGGTGACGAATGTAATTGCAAGCGTGCGGGATATAACCAATATTAAAGAAGCGGAGGAGCTCAAATCCACCCTGATCTCGGCTATATCCCATGAGCTTAAAACCCCTGTGGCCATAATCAAAGGTTATGCCAATACTTTGCGGCGGGAGGATGCTCATTGGGATGAGAAAATTATCAAGGAAAGCCTAGCTGCCATAGAAGAAGAAAGTGATCGCCTGAGCCGGATGATTGACAACATTCTGGAAGCTTCTCGCATTCAGGCTGGGGCCTTAAAGTTGGAGATGGGAGATGTCTGGATCCCCAGGATAGCGGACAAAGTAGTGGAGTATTATCGGCGCCAGAGCCCCAAACATAATTTCGAGGTGGCTTTTCCGCCGGATTTTCCTGTCATCTTGGCCGATGAGGAAAGGATCAGGGAAGTGCTGGAGAATTTGGTGAACAATGCGGTAAAATATTCCCCTGAAGGTGGGACGATCTGGGTAGGAGGGTGGGTGGACCAGGATAAGGTTTATGTTTACGTCGTGGATCAGGGGATAGGGATACCGGAAGAAGAGCAAGAGAAGATTTTTGAACGGTTTTACCGGGCTGATTCCCCTCTCAAGAAGAAGACCAAGGGGGTTGGCCTTGGACTTTATATAACCAAAGCGATTGTAGAGGCTCATGGAGGTAAAATCTGGGTTGAAAGCGAGCCGGGTAAGGGGTCCAAGTTCATATTCTGGCTTCCGAAGCGTTAG
- a CDS encoding DUF1385 domain-containing protein, with protein sequence MNYGGQAVIEGVMMRGEKVLTIAVRSPSGQIVIHSEPLDPKIYRSLWARIPFVRGLIMLWDAFALGLRALFFSANVALQEEKTEIKGVWAWFIVSFSLAVALALFFLLPALIAGLLEKFIPSTLFINLLEGVIRLGLFLGYIAMVSLWPDVRRVFAYHGAEHKAVNAYEMGAPLDPESIRRFGTYHPRCGTGFVLWVVIVSIIIFALLGKQPLILRLLTRLVLIPVIVMVSYEIIRFGHRYSYNSLVRAFMWPALALQSLTTRQPDDGMIEVALAALKNLLEMEKGEKPLDNGTDNFAAQKTAAL encoded by the coding sequence ATGAACTACGGAGGCCAGGCAGTAATCGAAGGTGTAATGATGAGAGGGGAAAAGGTTCTAACCATCGCTGTGCGCTCCCCGAGCGGCCAAATTGTAATCCACTCCGAACCCCTTGACCCGAAAATATACCGGAGTCTCTGGGCCAGGATTCCTTTTGTACGAGGATTGATAATGCTTTGGGATGCTTTCGCTCTGGGGTTAAGAGCGCTTTTCTTTTCAGCTAACGTTGCCCTGCAGGAGGAAAAAACGGAGATAAAAGGGGTGTGGGCCTGGTTTATCGTTTCGTTTTCCCTCGCTGTTGCTCTGGCTTTATTCTTTCTCCTTCCCGCGCTAATAGCTGGTTTGCTGGAAAAGTTTATACCTTCTACGCTTTTCATAAACCTTCTGGAAGGGGTTATAAGGCTCGGCTTGTTTTTGGGCTATATAGCCATGGTGAGCCTTTGGCCTGATGTTAGAAGGGTGTTCGCTTATCACGGAGCTGAACACAAAGCTGTAAATGCTTATGAAATGGGAGCTCCCCTGGATCCCGAGTCGATACGTCGGTTTGGGACTTATCACCCTAGGTGTGGGACAGGGTTTGTTCTCTGGGTTGTAATAGTTTCCATAATCATTTTTGCTCTGCTCGGAAAACAGCCCCTTATCCTGCGCCTTTTAACCAGGCTTGTTCTCATCCCTGTGATTGTAATGGTTTCCTATGAAATTATAAGGTTTGGGCACCGCTACAGCTACAATAGTTTAGTCCGGGCTTTCATGTGGCCTGCCTTAGCCCTTCAGAGCCTCACCACCCGTCAACCTGACGACGGGATGATAGAAGTGGCTCTGGCGGCCTTGAAGAATTTACTGGAAATGGAGAAAGGAGAAAAACCCCTTGACAACGGAACTGATAATTTCGCTGCTCAAAAAACAGCCGCTCTTTAA
- a CDS encoding TVP38/TMEM64 family protein, giving the protein MALELRRFSFWFSEEKARAILLTSRGWGPFVLILLQALQVFLAPIPGQFLGVAGGYIFGPWFGTVYSMIGTILGSILAITLARKFGRPLVERFVAKETLARVDELTVKAGIWFFFIAFLLPFFPDDALCFLAGLSSIPIPWLLAAIIIGRLPGVAASAFLGAGISRLPPEFIAVALILGLLLILAYLLLPRKSQLRYYERGNLLSVLERILRRFTPRDST; this is encoded by the coding sequence ATGGCATTAGAGCTGAGGAGGTTTTCTTTCTGGTTCTCGGAGGAGAAAGCGAGAGCTATCCTTCTGACCTCCAGGGGTTGGGGGCCTTTTGTTCTAATTTTACTTCAAGCTCTCCAAGTCTTTCTGGCCCCGATACCTGGCCAGTTTCTCGGAGTTGCAGGGGGGTATATTTTCGGTCCGTGGTTTGGGACCGTTTACAGTATGATAGGAACTATTTTAGGTTCAATCTTAGCAATAACCCTTGCCAGAAAATTCGGGCGCCCGCTGGTAGAACGCTTTGTGGCGAAAGAAACTCTTGCCCGGGTAGACGAGCTAACGGTTAAGGCTGGGATCTGGTTTTTCTTCATTGCTTTTCTTTTGCCTTTCTTCCCTGATGATGCCCTTTGTTTTTTGGCAGGCCTTTCCTCAATACCGATTCCATGGCTTTTGGCGGCAATAATAATTGGGAGGCTGCCTGGAGTTGCGGCATCGGCTTTCTTGGGGGCGGGGATTTCTCGCCTTCCTCCGGAGTTCATAGCAGTGGCTCTTATTTTGGGTTTATTGCTCATCCTCGCCTACTTGTTACTTCCACGTAAAAGCCAGCTGCGTTACTACGAGCGAGGCAATCTCCTGTCAGTGTTGGAGAGAATTCTCCGTCGCTTTACCCCTCGCGATAGCACTTAA
- a CDS encoding acylphosphatase — translation MEMARLKAKVHGIVQGVNFRYYTRLRAQELGIKGWVRNNPDGTVEVDAEGEKEALSKLLEFLHRGPPSAVVTKVEAEWLPFQGLYDSFKVRF, via the coding sequence ATGGAGATGGCTCGCCTTAAGGCCAAGGTTCATGGTATAGTACAGGGGGTAAACTTCCGATATTACACTCGCCTTAGGGCCCAGGAACTGGGTATAAAAGGGTGGGTGCGCAACAATCCCGATGGCACAGTGGAAGTGGATGCTGAAGGGGAGAAGGAGGCCCTGAGCAAGCTGCTGGAATTTTTGCATCGCGGCCCGCCCAGTGCAGTGGTCACAAAGGTGGAAGCGGAGTGGTTGCCTTTCCAGGGCCTTTACGATAGCTTTAAGGTGCGTTTCTGA
- the galK gene encoding galactokinase, translating to MEVKKIQPLTLKEITLEFTKRWGEEPEIIAQAPGRVNLIGEHTDYNGGFVLPVAINRYIWVAASRNPLKEVTFYALNFQDETSFSPDNITFEPFKPWSNYVRGVAWALGKEGFEIPGVKAVIGGDIPIGAGMSSSAAVEVAVALAFTVLAGVNPDRKKLALLCQQAENEFVGMRCGIMDQWTSLLAEEKHALFLDCLTLDYAHIPFPENVSVVVADSLIRRELASSEYNLRRKQCEEAVTLLQNRWPHIRFLRDVKPEEMPGWEDILPEPLRSRAKHVVEENARVIKAIEALRRNDLASFGQLMYLSHKSLRELYQVSSPELDFLVETAAACEGVYGSRLTGAGFGGCTVTLVDKNSTQILMEKLREAYRGRFGFTPEVHELSPSGGAQYFIAR from the coding sequence ATGGAGGTTAAGAAAATCCAGCCTTTGACATTGAAAGAAATAACTCTCGAGTTCACAAAGCGCTGGGGAGAAGAACCTGAGATCATCGCTCAAGCCCCTGGCAGGGTAAACCTTATAGGAGAGCATACTGATTATAACGGGGGCTTTGTCCTGCCAGTGGCGATCAATCGCTATATATGGGTAGCAGCTTCCCGCAACCCTTTGAAAGAGGTGACTTTCTATGCCCTCAACTTCCAGGATGAGACTTCTTTTTCTCCCGACAACATAACTTTTGAGCCTTTTAAACCCTGGAGCAACTATGTTCGGGGGGTGGCATGGGCCCTCGGGAAGGAAGGGTTTGAAATTCCTGGGGTGAAAGCGGTGATAGGAGGCGATATACCTATAGGGGCTGGGATGAGCTCCTCAGCTGCGGTGGAAGTAGCTGTAGCCCTGGCTTTCACCGTCCTGGCTGGTGTAAATCCCGACAGGAAAAAACTTGCCCTTCTCTGTCAGCAAGCTGAAAACGAATTCGTGGGAATGCGCTGCGGGATAATGGACCAATGGACTTCTCTGCTGGCTGAAGAAAAACATGCCCTCTTCCTGGATTGCCTGACCCTGGATTATGCTCACATCCCCTTCCCGGAAAATGTCTCAGTGGTCGTGGCCGATAGTCTGATCAGGAGAGAGTTAGCCAGCTCCGAATACAACCTCAGAAGAAAGCAATGTGAAGAAGCTGTAACACTCCTCCAGAACCGATGGCCCCATATTCGCTTCCTCAGGGATGTGAAGCCTGAGGAGATGCCCGGATGGGAAGATATCCTCCCTGAACCGCTAAGAAGCCGGGCTAAACACGTAGTGGAGGAAAATGCCAGGGTTATAAAAGCGATAGAGGCCCTAAGGAGAAATGATCTGGCAAGCTTTGGGCAGTTGATGTATCTTTCCCATAAAAGCTTAAGAGAACTTTACCAGGTGAGCTCTCCCGAACTGGACTTCCTTGTGGAAACAGCCGCGGCCTGTGAAGGGGTATATGGTTCAAGGCTTACTGGAGCTGGCTTCGGAGGGTGCACTGTAACTTTGGTGGACAAAAATTCAACCCAAATCCTGATGGAAAAGCTAAGGGAAGCTTACCGGGGCCGCTTCGGCTTTACCCCTGAAGTTCATGAGCTTAGCCCCAGCGGGGGTGCCCAGTACTTTATTGCCCGATGA